A stretch of the Teredinibacter haidensis genome encodes the following:
- a CDS encoding GspE/PulE family protein: MKSDFVAERSLDLRSILLNLADEGIVPREEANLLTGAHRTREQTMMPPLSYIASEALDDLRNPGKKLDETHLAEWMAQKCGLSMFHIDPMKVPVAEVSDVMSYQFAKRHGLLCVGISAEVVTIAVTQPYLTDWVPQLAQTVRQPIKRVIALPSDIERYRVEFYSLARSISGAEDGGGNKPSGAANFEQLLELGKLKDPEANDQHVVNIVDWLLQYAFDQRASDIHIEPRREVSRMRFRIDGVLHSIYEFPANVSTAIVSRLKILGRMNVAEKRKPQDGRLKTKRPNGMEAELRLSTLPTAFGEKLVMRIFDPDVLFRTFEELGLMGEDYKRWQGMTEQPHGILLVTGPTGSGKTTTLYSTLRQLATEQVNVSTIEDPIEMVEEAFNQTQVQHNIEFDFASGIRTLMRQDPDIIMVGEIRDKETAQMAVQAALTGHLVLSTLHTNDASAAITRLLDLGIPSYLLKSTVLGVMAQRLVRTLCPHCKREAQISNADWDMLIKPWKVAKPAVVYEPEGCLECRNTGYLGRQGIYEILSLSESVQSHVTAELDLQAMRQQAMREGMRTLRLSGAQKIAQGKTTLAEVLRVAPPPEK; this comes from the coding sequence ATGAAATCAGATTTTGTTGCCGAACGCTCACTGGATTTACGATCCATTTTACTAAATCTTGCCGATGAGGGAATTGTGCCCAGGGAAGAAGCTAATTTGCTGACGGGGGCCCATCGTACCCGGGAGCAAACCATGATGCCCCCGCTTAGCTATATTGCGTCGGAGGCTTTGGATGATTTGCGTAACCCCGGTAAAAAATTGGATGAAACACACCTAGCCGAGTGGATGGCACAAAAGTGTGGGTTAAGTATGTTCCATATCGATCCGATGAAAGTTCCGGTGGCTGAGGTTTCGGATGTAATGTCCTATCAGTTTGCCAAGCGCCACGGCTTGTTGTGTGTCGGTATTAGCGCCGAGGTGGTTACTATTGCTGTCACTCAGCCGTATTTGACCGATTGGGTGCCCCAGCTGGCGCAAACGGTAAGGCAGCCCATTAAGCGAGTGATTGCTCTACCCTCGGATATCGAACGTTATCGGGTTGAGTTTTACTCTCTGGCGCGTTCTATTTCCGGCGCAGAAGATGGTGGTGGCAACAAGCCCTCCGGTGCAGCCAATTTCGAGCAGCTTTTAGAGTTGGGCAAGCTGAAAGATCCTGAAGCCAACGACCAGCATGTGGTGAATATTGTCGACTGGTTGCTGCAATACGCCTTTGATCAGCGCGCCAGTGATATCCATATTGAACCGCGCAGAGAAGTTTCCCGTATGCGCTTTCGTATCGATGGGGTGTTGCACAGCATCTACGAATTTCCTGCGAACGTCTCTACGGCGATTGTTAGTCGCTTAAAAATTCTCGGTCGCATGAATGTGGCCGAAAAACGCAAACCGCAAGATGGGCGATTAAAAACAAAACGGCCGAACGGTATGGAGGCCGAGCTGCGTTTGTCTACTCTGCCTACGGCTTTTGGCGAAAAGCTGGTGATGCGTATTTTTGATCCCGATGTACTTTTTCGCACCTTCGAAGAGCTGGGATTAATGGGTGAAGATTATAAGCGCTGGCAGGGTATGACCGAACAGCCGCATGGTATTTTGCTGGTGACGGGCCCCACCGGCTCTGGTAAGACCACAACGCTCTATTCTACCTTGCGTCAATTGGCTACTGAGCAGGTTAATGTCTCGACTATTGAAGACCCTATTGAAATGGTGGAAGAGGCGTTCAATCAAACCCAGGTACAGCACAATATCGAGTTCGATTTCGCCTCTGGCATACGCACACTGATGCGGCAAGACCCGGATATTATTATGGTGGGCGAGATCCGGGATAAAGAAACTGCACAAATGGCGGTACAGGCGGCATTAACCGGTCACTTGGTGTTGTCCACATTGCATACTAATGACGCCTCTGCCGCAATTACTCGCCTGTTGGATTTGGGTATTCCCAGTTATTTGTTGAAATCCACCGTATTGGGGGTAATGGCCCAGCGACTGGTACGAACGCTTTGCCCCCATTGCAAGCGCGAAGCGCAAATTAGTAATGCCGATTGGGATATGCTGATTAAGCCCTGGAAAGTGGCCAAGCCCGCTGTAGTCTACGAGCCCGAGGGCTGCCTTGAGTGTCGCAATACGGGTTATTTGGGGCGTCAGGGTATATATGAGATTCTTTCTCTTAGCGAATCCGTACAATCCCATGTAACGGCTGAGTTGGATTTGCAGGCAATGCGCCAGCAGGCAATGCGTGAAGGAATGCGTACCTTGCGGCTCTCTGGAGCACAAAAAATTGCCCAGGGGAAAACCACCTTGGCAGAGGTTCTGAGGGTTGCGCCACCTCCGGAAAAATAA
- the pflB gene encoding formate C-acetyltransferase — translation MNIKADIPSKDTANSIDVPLANPWENFAPGNWQENVDVRDFIQQNYQPYQGDDSFLSGPTYRTEQLWKETLELLKAEQEKGGPLDFDVDTPASVTSHNAGYINMALEVIVGLQTDAPLKRAIVPYGGIRMVQTSCETYGKSLNPDVLETFTKYRKTHNNGVFDAYTPEILRCRKVGVITGLPDAYGRGRIIGDYRRIALYGTNFLVAAKKAEKVETESWVMNAKTILLREELSEQMRALEDIKVMAESYGFDISRPAANAREAVQWAYFGYLAAVKSQNGAAMSFGRTSTFLDIYMQRDIDAGRITEADAQEMIDDLVIKLRLVRFLRTPEYDELFSGDPTWVTEAIGGMGLDGRALVTKSSFRVLQTLYNLGPAPEPNLTVLWSESLPIGFKDYCAKVSIDTSSIQYENDDLMRDRFGDDYGIACCVSAMPIGKQMQFFGARANLGKTLLYSINGGVDEKTGMQVGPKADVMADDVLDYDKVMARFDDYMSWLAKTYVSALNIIHFMHDKYAYETPLMALHDRDVHRTLACGIAGLSIVADSLSAIKYAKVKPILGDDGLVKDYETEGDFPKYGNNDDRVDSIACDIVSRFMDHVRSNETYRESEPTQSVLTITSNVVYGKKTGNTPDGRRAGEPFAPGANPMHGRDTNGALASLLSVAKLPYEDSEDGISYTMSMVPNSLGNEAKEKASNLVGLLDGYFGAKGHHINVNVMNRELLLDAMDNPEKYPQLTIRVSGYAVNFNKLTKEQQQDVIGRTFHASL, via the coding sequence ATGAACATTAAAGCGGATATACCCAGCAAGGACACAGCCAACTCAATAGATGTGCCGCTGGCGAACCCTTGGGAAAATTTTGCCCCCGGTAACTGGCAGGAAAATGTCGATGTAAGAGATTTTATCCAGCAGAACTATCAGCCCTACCAGGGCGACGACTCCTTTCTTTCTGGCCCAACCTACCGCACAGAACAGCTATGGAAAGAAACGCTCGAATTATTGAAAGCGGAGCAGGAAAAAGGTGGCCCTCTGGATTTTGACGTTGATACACCCGCTTCTGTTACCTCCCATAACGCCGGTTATATCAATATGGCGCTGGAGGTCATTGTTGGCTTGCAAACCGATGCCCCTTTAAAGCGTGCGATTGTCCCCTACGGCGGCATTCGAATGGTACAGACATCCTGCGAAACTTACGGCAAATCCCTCAATCCAGACGTTCTGGAAACGTTCACCAAATACCGTAAAACTCACAACAACGGCGTGTTTGATGCCTACACTCCAGAAATTCTACGCTGCCGTAAGGTGGGCGTGATTACTGGTCTGCCCGATGCATACGGCCGAGGTCGTATTATTGGTGACTACCGTCGTATCGCCCTCTACGGCACAAATTTCCTAGTTGCAGCCAAGAAAGCCGAAAAAGTTGAAACTGAATCCTGGGTCATGAACGCCAAGACTATCCTGTTGCGTGAAGAGCTATCCGAGCAAATGCGCGCGTTGGAAGATATTAAAGTTATGGCCGAAAGCTACGGTTTTGATATCAGCCGTCCGGCGGCAAACGCCCGTGAAGCGGTTCAGTGGGCTTACTTTGGATACCTGGCTGCCGTTAAATCTCAGAATGGCGCTGCCATGAGCTTTGGTCGTACCAGTACTTTCCTTGATATTTACATGCAGCGTGATATCGACGCGGGCCGCATTACTGAAGCCGACGCTCAGGAAATGATTGACGACCTGGTTATCAAGCTGCGTTTGGTTCGCTTCCTGCGTACCCCTGAATATGACGAACTGTTCTCCGGCGACCCCACCTGGGTAACCGAGGCTATCGGTGGTATGGGGCTTGATGGCCGCGCACTTGTAACTAAAAGTTCTTTCCGTGTTCTGCAAACCTTATACAACCTGGGGCCAGCACCAGAGCCTAATCTGACCGTGCTTTGGTCTGAAAGCCTGCCTATAGGCTTTAAAGATTATTGCGCCAAGGTATCGATCGATACTTCGTCCATTCAGTATGAAAACGACGATTTAATGCGAGACAGATTTGGTGATGACTACGGTATTGCCTGCTGTGTATCTGCTATGCCTATTGGTAAGCAAATGCAATTCTTTGGCGCTCGCGCCAATTTGGGTAAAACTCTGCTGTACTCAATTAATGGTGGTGTAGATGAGAAGACCGGTATGCAGGTGGGTCCAAAAGCCGATGTGATGGCTGATGACGTGCTAGATTACGACAAGGTCATGGCCCGCTTCGACGACTATATGAGTTGGCTGGCTAAAACCTATGTGTCTGCTTTGAATATCATTCATTTTATGCACGATAAATATGCATACGAAACACCGTTAATGGCGCTGCATGATCGTGATGTGCATCGTACACTGGCTTGTGGTATTGCTGGGTTGTCTATCGTTGCTGATTCGTTGAGTGCTATCAAGTACGCCAAAGTTAAGCCAATTCTGGGTGACGATGGCTTGGTGAAAGACTACGAAACCGAAGGTGATTTCCCTAAATATGGTAACAACGATGATCGTGTAGACAGCATTGCCTGCGATATCGTTTCTCGTTTTATGGATCATGTTCGCTCCAACGAAACCTACCGCGAGTCAGAGCCTACTCAGTCTGTATTAACGATCACATCCAATGTGGTTTACGGTAAAAAGACCGGTAATACGCCTGATGGACGTCGTGCAGGCGAGCCATTTGCTCCGGGTGCGAACCCTATGCACGGTCGTGACACGAATGGTGCGTTGGCCTCCTTGTTGAGTGTTGCCAAGCTTCCGTATGAAGATTCTGAAGATGGCATCTCCTACACCATGAGCATGGTGCCAAACTCACTGGGCAACGAAGCCAAAGAGAAAGCCAGTAACTTGGTCGGCCTCTTGGATGGTTACTTCGGTGCAAAGGGTCATCATATCAACGTTAATGTGATGAACCGAGAGTTGTTGTTGGATGCCATGGATAACCCTGAAAAGTACCCACAGCTGACGATTCGTGTTTCTGGTTATGCGGTTAACTTTAACAAGTTAACCAAAGAGCAGCAGCAGGATGTTATCGGTCGTACTTTCCACGCTAGCCTGTAA
- the pflA gene encoding pyruvate formate-lyase-activating protein produces MNRFQDINFVDIDQEHMLGRIHSFENSSALDGPGLRVVVFMQGCQFRCKYCHNRDSWDLRAGSLYSVAEVVERVLPFRPFLQASNGGVTVSGGEALLQPEFVTLLFKQLKKLGFHTCLDTNGYVSDHLYGEKLDELLSYTDLILLDLKHIDRLKHEALTGVGNDKPRNFARFLADIEHPIWIRHVLVPGYTDEENDLRSLAKFLSPMKNVKKIEILPYHRLGKPKWEEMGLEYPLAHVEPPSRESIKGIIEMFKQDYGLNVVSP; encoded by the coding sequence ATGAACCGATTTCAAGATATTAATTTTGTCGATATTGACCAAGAGCATATGCTCGGTCGTATCCACTCGTTTGAGAACAGCAGCGCGTTAGATGGCCCAGGCCTGCGTGTCGTTGTGTTTATGCAGGGTTGTCAGTTCCGCTGTAAATATTGCCACAACCGGGATAGTTGGGATCTTCGTGCAGGCAGCTTATACAGTGTTGCGGAAGTTGTTGAGCGCGTATTGCCGTTTCGCCCGTTTCTGCAGGCCTCGAATGGTGGTGTGACAGTTTCTGGTGGTGAAGCTTTGCTGCAGCCAGAGTTCGTTACCTTGTTGTTTAAACAGTTAAAAAAGCTAGGTTTTCACACTTGTCTCGATACTAATGGCTATGTCTCCGATCACCTTTATGGTGAAAAGCTGGATGAGCTGCTGTCTTACACGGATTTAATTCTGTTGGATCTCAAGCATATTGATCGGCTTAAACATGAAGCGCTCACTGGAGTGGGGAATGATAAGCCCCGGAATTTTGCTCGTTTTCTCGCCGATATTGAGCACCCCATCTGGATTCGCCATGTGCTCGTGCCAGGCTATACCGATGAGGAAAATGATCTAAGATCGTTGGCGAAATTTCTGTCGCCGATGAAGAATGTGAAGAAAATCGAAATTCTTCCCTATCATCGCTTGGGTAAGCCAAAGTGGGAGGAGATGGGCCTGGAATATCCTCTGGCACATGTAGAGCCCCCCAGCCGAGAGTCGATTAAGGGTATTATTGAAATGTTTAAACAGGATTACGGGCTGAACGTAGTTTCACCCTAA
- a CDS encoding 16S rRNA (uracil(1498)-N(3))-methyltransferase — protein MRIPRIYTPQAITPSSLLELEEGASHHLLKVLRMQAGRELILFNNSGIEFPAVIEQSGKKIAVVSVGEEIPFNRESPLMTELAIGISRGDRFDWVLQKATELGVTRIVPLFTERTEVRLNNERLLKRQQQWEKILIGACEQCQRNTLPDLLPATPLQHYLDNCDTDYKFILHHRSETRLAELNKPSSVSLLIGPEGGLNSDEILQAEARGFTSLALGPRVLRTETAPIATLAIFQTLWGDI, from the coding sequence GTGCGTATCCCTCGCATCTACACACCACAAGCCATCACGCCTTCTTCCCTGCTCGAACTGGAAGAAGGTGCTTCCCATCATCTGTTAAAAGTGTTGCGCATGCAGGCTGGACGGGAGCTGATTCTATTTAATAATTCCGGCATTGAATTTCCCGCGGTTATTGAACAATCTGGGAAAAAAATTGCGGTCGTTTCCGTAGGAGAGGAAATACCATTCAATAGAGAGTCTCCCCTTATGACCGAATTGGCCATCGGTATTTCCCGTGGAGACCGTTTCGACTGGGTATTGCAAAAAGCCACGGAACTGGGGGTAACCCGTATTGTGCCGCTTTTTACCGAACGTACTGAAGTAAGATTAAACAACGAACGTTTACTGAAGCGCCAACAACAATGGGAAAAAATTCTTATTGGCGCCTGTGAGCAGTGCCAGCGCAACACGCTGCCCGACCTCCTACCAGCAACACCTTTACAGCATTACCTCGACAACTGTGATACCGACTATAAATTTATTCTTCACCACCGCTCAGAAACTAGGCTCGCTGAATTAAACAAGCCTAGCTCGGTATCACTTCTAATTGGCCCAGAAGGAGGATTGAATAGCGATGAGATATTGCAGGCGGAGGCCCGTGGCTTCACATCATTAGCACTAGGCCCAAGGGTATTGCGTACAGAAACAGCCCCTATCGCAACTCTGGCTATATTCCAAACCCTCTGGGGTGATATATAA
- the metF gene encoding methylenetetrahydrofolate reductase [NAD(P)H], with the protein MSNEDKDINLSFEFFPPKTEQGQEKLKAVRTQLNKLNPDFFSVTYGAGGSTRDNTKGVIKAMREEGLPAAPHLSFGGDHEETMYEMVDGYKSIGVDRIVALRGDMPSGMGAAMQMVYANELVAFIREKFGNHFHLSVAAYPEIHPEARSYREDVRYLKGKFDAGANSAITQYFYNPDAYFYFLEECGKEGIDAPIIPGIMPITNYQNLARFSDACGAEIPRWIRKRLDDFSGNNESLTSFATDLVTELCETLLENGAPGLHFYTMNQIEPTRSIVLNLGLSE; encoded by the coding sequence ATGAGTAACGAAGATAAAGATATCAACCTAAGCTTCGAGTTTTTCCCACCCAAAACGGAGCAAGGCCAGGAAAAGCTTAAAGCGGTTCGCACCCAGCTCAACAAACTGAACCCCGATTTCTTTTCGGTCACCTACGGCGCCGGCGGCTCTACCCGAGACAACACCAAAGGCGTGATTAAAGCCATGCGCGAGGAGGGCTTGCCCGCTGCGCCGCACCTATCTTTTGGTGGTGACCACGAAGAAACCATGTATGAAATGGTCGACGGCTATAAAAGCATTGGAGTCGATCGAATTGTCGCCCTGCGTGGTGACATGCCCTCGGGTATGGGAGCCGCCATGCAAATGGTGTATGCCAATGAATTAGTCGCATTTATCCGCGAAAAATTTGGTAACCATTTTCATCTTTCGGTGGCTGCCTATCCTGAAATTCACCCCGAAGCCAGAAGCTACAGAGAAGATGTCCGCTACTTGAAAGGAAAATTCGATGCGGGTGCAAACAGCGCCATTACCCAGTACTTTTACAATCCCGACGCGTACTTTTATTTTCTGGAAGAATGCGGAAAAGAAGGGATTGATGCACCGATAATTCCCGGCATTATGCCCATTACCAACTATCAAAACCTCGCTCGCTTTAGCGATGCCTGCGGTGCCGAAATTCCGCGCTGGATTCGCAAACGTTTGGACGACTTTAGCGGCAATAACGAAAGCCTAACCTCATTTGCTACCGATCTAGTTACCGAACTGTGTGAAACACTATTGGAAAACGGAGCGCCCGGCTTACATTTTTACACCATGAATCAAATAGAACCTACGCGTTCAATTGTCTTAAACCTCGGCTTGAGCGAATAA
- the ahcY gene encoding adenosylhomocysteinase, with protein sequence MSTSAFTDYKVADISLAEWGRKEIDIAEGEMPALMALRKRYKAEQPLAGAKIMGCIHMTIQTAVLIETLIELGAEVRWSSCNIFSTQDHAAAAIAAAGVPVFAWKGETEEEFWWCIEQTILEGGKPWDANMILDDGGDLTLVVHDKFHEMLDNIHGISEETTTGVHRLMEMLEEGSLKVPAINVNDAVTKSKNDNKYGCRHSLNDAIKRGTDHLLAGKKALVIGYGDVGKGSAASLRQEGMIVKISEIDPICAMQACMDGFEVVSPYNNGINTGKAGDINLDLLTKTDLIVTTTGNTNVCDAAMLQTLKNGAVVCNIGHFDNEIDTAFMRKNWEWDEIKPQVHKIYRNKPTNDHLILLSEGRLVNLGNATGHPSRIMDGSFANQVLAQIYLYENKFADFPSHEKSQQLYVKVLPKKLDEEVAKAMVEGFCGVMTQLTEEQAKYINVDVNGPYKPEFYKY encoded by the coding sequence ATGAGCACATCAGCATTCACCGACTATAAAGTCGCCGATATCTCCCTGGCCGAATGGGGCCGAAAAGAAATTGATATTGCCGAAGGCGAAATGCCCGCGCTGATGGCCCTGCGCAAACGCTACAAGGCCGAACAGCCGCTCGCGGGCGCAAAAATTATGGGTTGTATCCATATGACAATCCAAACCGCCGTCCTGATCGAAACCCTGATCGAACTAGGTGCCGAAGTACGCTGGAGTTCGTGTAATATCTTCTCCACTCAAGATCACGCCGCCGCCGCTATTGCTGCAGCTGGCGTTCCCGTATTTGCCTGGAAGGGTGAAACTGAAGAAGAGTTCTGGTGGTGTATAGAACAAACCATTCTTGAAGGCGGCAAACCCTGGGATGCCAATATGATTCTCGATGATGGCGGCGATTTAACCCTTGTTGTACACGATAAATTCCACGAAATGCTCGACAACATACACGGCATCTCGGAAGAAACTACCACCGGTGTTCACCGCTTAATGGAAATGCTGGAAGAGGGCTCACTAAAAGTTCCCGCCATTAACGTCAACGATGCCGTCACTAAATCTAAGAATGACAACAAGTACGGCTGTCGCCACAGCTTGAACGACGCTATTAAACGCGGTACGGACCACCTTCTCGCCGGGAAAAAGGCGCTTGTGATCGGTTACGGTGATGTGGGTAAAGGCTCCGCAGCCTCACTTCGCCAGGAAGGAATGATCGTTAAAATATCCGAGATCGACCCGATCTGCGCCATGCAGGCCTGCATGGATGGTTTTGAAGTGGTTTCGCCCTACAACAATGGGATTAACACCGGCAAAGCCGGGGATATTAATCTCGACCTGTTAACCAAAACGGATTTAATTGTCACCACCACGGGCAACACCAATGTATGTGATGCAGCAATGCTGCAAACGCTAAAAAATGGTGCCGTAGTATGCAATATCGGTCACTTCGATAATGAAATTGATACTGCATTTATGCGTAAAAACTGGGAGTGGGATGAAATCAAACCCCAGGTGCATAAGATATATCGCAACAAACCAACGAACGACCATCTCATTTTGTTATCCGAAGGCCGTCTCGTAAACCTAGGAAACGCTACAGGCCATCCCTCACGCATTATGGATGGTTCCTTCGCCAACCAGGTACTTGCGCAAATCTATTTGTATGAGAACAAATTTGCCGACTTCCCCTCCCACGAAAAATCCCAACAACTTTACGTAAAAGTCCTGCCTAAAAAACTCGACGAAGAAGTCGCCAAAGCGATGGTCGAAGGCTTCTGCGGCGTAATGACACAACTGACAGAAGAACAAGCTAAATACATTAACGTCGATGTTAATGGGCCTTATAAGCCGGAATTTTATAAATATTAA
- the metK gene encoding methionine adenosyltransferase, producing the protein MAHYSLFTSESVSEGHPDKMADQISDAILDAIIKDDPNSRVAVETMVKTGMAIVAGEVRTSTYVDLEDLIRDVITGIGYNSSDVGFDGASCAVINAIGKQSSDIAMGVDETTDKDMGAGDQGLMFGYATNETAVLMPAPIYYSHRLVEKQAEMRKNGTHSWSRPDAKSQVTLRYENGLPVAVDAVVLSTQHSPDVAQKDIHEAVMEDIIKPVLPAEWLHSDTKYHINPTGQFIIGGPVGDCGLTGRKIIVDTYGGMARHGGGAFSGKDPSKVDRSAAYAGRYVAKNIVAAGLADRCEIQISYAIGVAKPTSISVNTFGTGKIADEKIEALINEHFDLRPRGLIEMLNLLRPIYQQTAAYGHFGRELPDFTWEKTDKTEELKAAL; encoded by the coding sequence ATGGCTCATTACTCTCTGTTTACCTCGGAGTCGGTTTCCGAGGGCCACCCAGACAAAATGGCAGATCAGATTTCTGACGCCATTTTGGATGCCATTATCAAAGACGACCCCAACTCCCGCGTTGCCGTAGAAACCATGGTCAAAACAGGGATGGCGATTGTCGCTGGTGAAGTGCGCACCTCCACTTATGTCGATCTCGAAGATTTAATTCGCGACGTGATTACCGGTATTGGATACAACTCCAGTGACGTCGGCTTTGACGGCGCCTCCTGCGCGGTGATTAACGCTATTGGCAAACAGTCTTCCGATATTGCCATGGGTGTTGATGAAACCACAGACAAAGATATGGGCGCCGGTGACCAAGGCTTGATGTTCGGCTACGCCACTAACGAAACCGCTGTATTAATGCCAGCCCCCATTTACTACTCACACCGCCTTGTAGAAAAGCAGGCCGAGATGCGTAAAAATGGCACGCATAGCTGGTCGAGGCCCGATGCAAAAAGCCAGGTGACTTTGCGCTACGAGAACGGTCTACCCGTTGCCGTTGATGCGGTCGTTCTTTCTACCCAACATTCACCCGACGTCGCCCAAAAAGATATTCACGAAGCGGTAATGGAAGACATCATCAAGCCTGTCCTTCCCGCAGAGTGGCTGCACAGCGATACCAAGTACCATATCAACCCCACCGGTCAGTTTATTATCGGAGGCCCGGTAGGCGACTGCGGCTTAACCGGCCGAAAAATTATTGTCGATACCTACGGTGGCATGGCTCGTCACGGCGGCGGCGCATTTTCTGGCAAGGATCCGTCCAAGGTTGACAGATCTGCCGCTTACGCCGGTCGTTACGTAGCTAAAAACATTGTCGCTGCTGGCCTTGCGGATCGCTGCGAAATTCAAATCAGCTACGCTATTGGTGTAGCTAAACCAACGTCTATTTCTGTTAATACCTTCGGTACCGGGAAAATTGCTGACGAAAAAATAGAAGCTCTAATAAATGAGCATTTTGATTTGCGCCCACGGGGTTTGATAGAGATGTTGAATTTACTACGCCCGATTTACCAGCAGACGGCGGCTTATGGTCACTTTGGACGCGAGCTGCCAGACTTTACTTGGGAGAAGACGGACAAGACTGAAGAATTGAAAGCAGCGCTTTAA
- a CDS encoding ArsR/SmtB family transcription factor: MNALVQPPTPLDANTLSPLLKAAGDPLRLEILRALATDSYGVTELCLLFEIKQSSMSHHLKVLAKARLVTTRREGNSIFYLRNHGDKHEPTAQLQNALHETIDQITPRKDLQERIEHIHQQRAKASEVFFAEHISEFKEKQDLIAAYGVYGDQVAELLASSSIPASQQALEVGPGEGIFLPELAKRFGQVSALDNSEVMLNAAREYALSQNFDNISYVHNDTRYCKTIGPVFDCAVINMVLHHTPSPAQIFSDVSAALKPSAVLLVCDLCNHDQDWARDACGDIWLGFNPQDLGRWARDSGFREGHSVYFALRNGFQIQLRQFIKEQA; this comes from the coding sequence ATGAATGCCCTTGTCCAACCACCGACACCACTTGATGCCAACACGCTTTCACCTCTGCTTAAAGCGGCGGGTGACCCCCTGCGCCTGGAGATTCTGCGCGCGCTGGCAACGGATTCGTACGGTGTGACAGAGCTTTGCCTCCTGTTCGAAATAAAGCAGTCGAGCATGAGTCACCACCTAAAAGTACTGGCCAAAGCCAGACTGGTCACCACTCGGCGCGAAGGCAACTCCATTTTTTACCTGCGAAATCATGGCGACAAGCACGAACCGACGGCACAATTACAAAACGCTCTGCACGAAACTATAGACCAAATAACGCCACGCAAAGACTTGCAGGAGCGCATTGAACATATCCATCAGCAACGAGCGAAAGCCTCAGAGGTCTTTTTTGCGGAACATATTAGCGAATTTAAAGAAAAGCAGGATCTGATTGCAGCCTACGGAGTATACGGCGATCAGGTAGCGGAGCTACTCGCATCGAGCTCGATTCCCGCAAGTCAGCAGGCGTTGGAGGTCGGCCCCGGCGAGGGTATTTTTCTGCCCGAACTTGCGAAAAGGTTTGGGCAGGTCTCTGCGCTCGACAACTCAGAGGTAATGCTCAATGCCGCCAGGGAATACGCGCTATCCCAAAACTTTGACAACATCAGTTATGTGCATAACGATACTCGCTACTGTAAAACTATTGGCCCTGTTTTCGATTGCGCCGTGATAAACATGGTGCTGCACCATACCCCCTCCCCCGCACAAATCTTTTCTGATGTTAGTGCCGCGCTGAAACCCTCAGCTGTTTTGCTGGTTTGCGATCTCTGCAACCACGATCAGGATTGGGCGCGCGATGCTTGTGGTGATATCTGGCTAGGCTTCAATCCTCAAGATCTTGGACGCTGGGCAAGAGACAGCGGTTTTCGCGAAGGGCACAGTGTTTACTTCGCTCTGCGCAATGGTTTTCAAATTCAATTACGACAATTTATAAAGGAGCAAGCCTAA